One window of Lemur catta isolate mLemCat1 chromosome 3, mLemCat1.pri, whole genome shotgun sequence genomic DNA carries:
- the STMN1 gene encoding stathmin isoform X2, whose amino-acid sequence MASSDIQVKELEKRASGQAFELILSPRSKESVPEFPLSPPKKKDLSLEEIQKKLEAAEERRKSHEAEVLKQLAEKREHEKEVLQKAIEENNNFSKMAEEKLTHKMEANKENREAQMAAKLERLREKDKHIEEVRKNKESKDPADETEAD is encoded by the exons ATGGCTTCTTCTG ATATCCAGGTGAAAGAATTGGAGAAGCGTGCCTCAGGCCAGGCTTTTGAGCTGATTCTCAGCCCCCGGTCAAAAGAATCTGTCCCAGAATTCCCCCTTTCCCCTCCAAAGAAGAAGGATCTTTCCCTGGAGGAAATTCAGAAGAAAttagaagctgcagaagaaagaCGCAAG TCCCATGAAGCTGAGGTCTTGAAGCAGCTTGCTGAGAAACGAGAGCACGAGAAAGAAGTGCTTCAGAAAGCAATAGAAGAGAACAACAACTTCAGCAAAATGGCGGAAGAGAAACTGACCCACAAAATGGAAGCTAACAAAGAGAACCGAGAGGCACAAATGGCTGCCAAACTGGAGCGTTTGCGGGAGAAG GATAAGCACATTGAAGAAGTGCGGAAGAACAAAGAATCCAAAGATCCTGCTGATGAGA